A window from Rana temporaria chromosome 8, aRanTem1.1, whole genome shotgun sequence encodes these proteins:
- the LOC120909260 gene encoding glycine N-acyltransferase-like isoform X1, which produces MLVLTCSSKLATLRRLLAHSFPESLKACGALHHVIIGNPFKLEVLVDQWPDVSTVICRPSLEYMKDPSDQYTNTYFLFSKDLQNLRQMLEDPRVVNWKQDLQIQGCQPTLGGVLQEVSSKHGRQIHTTSNFLYMRDRMTDEELENVNSISSHELWYTPLLVHEAPLVNSRWAFGMNQRSLRFIERCIQNLPTICVRKKGLDHPIAWGLIENSMEIRMGYTLSDYRNLGLAHNVLLKLAAANYEKEAPTYVHTAPDNIPSQASILKAGFQLTGRWEQCYFKQKS; this is translated from the exons ATGCTTGTCCTGACTTGTTCATCGAAGCTTGCTACTCTGAGACGACTTTTAGCCCACAGCTTTCCAGAATCGCTGAAG GCATGTGGAGCTCTGCATCACGTGATCATTGGCAACCCATTCAAACTAGAGGTCCTGGTTGACCAGTGGCCAGACGTCTCCACCGTCATATGTCGTCCCTCATTGGAG TACATGAAGGACCCCTCAGATCAGTATACCAATACCTACTTTCTGTTCAGTAAAGACCTTCAGAATCTTCGCCAAATGCTGGAAGATCCCCGAGTTGTAAACTGGAAACAAGATCTTCAAATACAAG GTTGCCAGCCAACACTGGGAGGTGTACTGCAAGAAGTTAGTTCCAAACATGGAAGGCAGATACACACAACCAGTAACTTTCTATACATGAGAGACAGAATGACAGATGAAGAGCTGGAGAACGTCAACAGTATAAG TTCACATGAATTGTGGTACACCCCACTCTTGGTTCATGAAGCTCCACTTGTTAACAGTCGATGGGCATTTGGAATGAACCAGAGAAGTCTTCGCTTTATAGAACGTTGCATTCAGAACTTGCCTACCATCTGTGTCCGGAAAAAAGGGCTGGATCATCCGATTGCCTGGGGCTTAATAGAGAACTCCATGGAAATACGCATGGGCTATACCCTTTCTGATTACAGGAATCTTGGTCTCGCACATAACGTACTACTCAAGCTTGCAGCAGCCAATTATGAAAAAGAAGCTCCAACTTATGTACATACAGCACCTGATAATATACCAAGTCAAGCTTCTATACTAAAGGCAGGGTTTCAACTCACTGGCAGATGGGAGCAATGTTACTTCAAGCAAAAGAGCTAA